ATCAGGGCAAGGCCGCCAGTCAACACGGCGGCGCAGACTCGCTGCAGGTTAAGGCGTGGTTTTTTCATAATGTCCTTTGACATCCGCCAGCAGTTGCAGTTGCTCGGTGGCCAGATTGGCGTGCAGCCCGGTGGCACTCACACGGCCGTTGGGGCTGACAAAATTGATCCGCGCGGCGGTGTCGGCCGTGCGGGCATTCATGTCGACGGTCAGGGTATCGGTTTCCATCCGCAGCGCAGGTACACCATCGCTGCCGGCCCGGCTCAGGCTGACCTGCTTGTTCAGCGTCAACTGGTCGCTGCCAAGTTCAGCATCGGCGAACTCGGCAGCAACTTCCCAGGGCTTGCCATCGGCGCGCACCAGTTCGATCCGGGGCTGCTGAATTTGCGAACGTTTCTGATCCTGAAAATGGTCGATGCGCGGTGCGGTCAGCACGTGTGAAAGCTGCCCGGCACTATCGAAATGGCGGCTGACGATGCCTTCCATGTAGTAATCGCTGCGCGCTTCCTGCAGCGCTTCGGTCATCGCCGCCGTCGGCTGGTTTTTGCCGGCCTGTTCGCGATTGAGCACGGTCAGCACCACCAACGCGACCAGCAAGGTGCCGGCGCCAATGATGACGCCACGCCAGTTGAGCGCGATCACCTTGCGGGTGACCACCTCGACACTGGCGCGCGCCGGCGATTCGGTGGGCTTATCCCGATCTGCGGATTGGCTCATGCTTGATACTCGGCCAGCAGCGCGGGCCAGTGGCCCTGCGCCTGCAGCAACAGATCACAGACTTCGCGTACCGCGCCGGTGCCACCATCGGCACCGGTAACGAAATGGGCGTGGGCTTTCATGACCGGGTGGGCATCAGCCGGGGCGGCGGCCAGCCCGACTTGCGCAAACAGCGGCAGATCCGGCAAGTCGTCACCGATATGGGCGACTTGCTGTGGGCTCAACTGCAATTGATTCAGCAAATCCGCAAACGCGCCCCGCTTGTTGGCGTTGCCCTGATACACCCGCTTGATGTCGAGTTCGGCGGCGCGGCGCTCGACCAGCCGGGATTGGCGACCGGTAATCAGCGCGACTTCAATGCCAAATTTCTGTATCGCGCGCAATCCGAAACCGTCCTTGATGTTGAAGGCTTTCAGCTCTTCGCCGGCATTGCCGAGAATGACGCTGCCATCGGTCAGCACGCCGTCGACATCGCAGATCAGCAATTTGATGGCGCGGGCGCGGGCGAGTAACGGAGCGTCGATCATCGCTTACACCACCCCGGCTTTGAGCAAATCATGCATGTTCAGGGCGCCGACGACCCGGCCGTGATCATCGAGCACAACCAGTTGATTGATGGAGTGCTGTTCCATCAGCCGCATCGCTTCAGCGGCCAGCACGGTGGCTTTGGTGCTGCGGCCGCCCGGCGTCATCACGGCCTTGATCGGGGTTGCGTTGAAGTCGAGCGACTTGGCCAGCGTGCGGCGCAAATCGCCGTCAGTGAAAATGCCGAGCAGCTTGTCGTCGGCATCGACGATGGTGGTCATGCCGAGCCGTTTGCGTGACATCTCGAGCAGGGCGGCGCTGACCGTGGCGTCGGGGCCGACCTTGGGAATGTCGTTGCCGGTGTGCATCATTTGTTCAACGTGCAACAGCAGCCGCCGGCCCAGTGCGCCGGCCGGATGCGACAGCGCAAAATCTTCTGCGGTAAAGCCGCGGGCTTCCAGCAGCGCGACCGCCAGCGCATCGCCCATGGCCAGCGCGGCGGTGGTCGAGGCGGTCGGCGCCAGTCCAAGCGGGCAGGCTTCCTTGTCGACACTGACATTCAGGTGGACGTCGGCGGCTTTGGCCAGAGTCGAACCGGGCCGGCCGGTCAGCGCGACCAATGGCACGCCGCGCCGCTTGATGACCGGCAGCAGCATCAGGATTTCGTCGGTTTCGCCGGAGTTGGACAGGGCCAGAACCACGTCCTGGCCGGTGATCATGCCGAGATCGCCATGGCTGGCTTCGCCCGGGTGGACGAAAAATGCCGGGGTACCCGTCGAGGCGAGGGTGGCGGCGATTTTGCCGCCGACATGGCCCGATTTGCCCATTCCGAGCACCACGGTGCGGCCCTTGCAGGCCAGTAACAGGCTGCAGGCCTCGGCAAAACTGTCATCCAGCCGCTCGCGCAGGCGCTGGACGGCCTCCGCTTCAATCTCGAGAACAGCACGGCCGAGGGCCAGAAAGTCAGTGCGATTGGGCATGTCAGTCTTGTCTTGCCGGGAGCAGGGCATCCGGGCCTGGGCGCAGGCCTTATGCAAAAGCAGGGCCGTCAGTATATCAGCGCTCTCGCGACCGGTACCGGTTCAGGTGTGATTCAGCGCTGGCCGGCAGACTGGCCGCCGTTACCGCCAGCAAGGATTCCTTTTACAGTGGCCAAGAGCTCTGACCATAAAACGGGTAAAATACGCCGCTTTGCCGCCCCGGGCGGCGCTGAGACGACCATCACGGACATGACTTTGACGGCAGAAAACGCAACGGACAATCTGGTCGAGGTGCGCGGATTGCATTTCGCCCGCGGCGAGCGGGTCATTTACGACGGCATTGATCTCAACATTCAGCGCGGCAAAGTCACTGCCATCATGGGCCCGTCCGGTACCGGCAAAACCACTTTGCTGCGGCTGATCGGCGGGCAACTGAAGCCGAACGCCGGCAGCATTCGTTTCGACGGCACCGAGGTGCCGAGCCTGGGCAGACGCGAGTTGTTCCAGCTGCGCCGGCGCATGGGCATGCTGTTTCAAAGTGGCGCCTTGTTCACCGACATGACGGTGTTCGAGAACGTTGCGTTTCCGGTGCGTGAACATTTGCATTTGCCGGAAACGGTGCTGCGCGCGCTGGTGCTGATGAAGCTGGAAGCGGTTGGTTTGCGCGGCGCCCGCGATCTGATGCCATCGGAGTTGTCCGGCGGCATGGCACGCCGTGTCGCTCTGGCCCGCGCCATCGTGATGGACCCGGCCATGATCATGTACGACGAACCGTTCACCGGTCAGGATCCGATCTCGATGGGGGTGCTGCTGCAACTGATTCGTCTGCTCAATGACGCGCTGGGTTTGACTTCCGTGATCGTGTCGCACGATGTCGATGAAGTGTGCTCCATCGCCGATTACGCCTACATCATTTCCAATGGCCACATCGTCAGCCACGGCACGCCGCAAGAACTCGGCCGTAGCAACAATCCGCGGGTCAGCCAGTTCATGCAGGGTTTGCCGGACGGTCCGGTGCCTTTCCATTTTCCTGCTCGCGCCTATGGCGACGATTTGCTGGAGGTCGCGGCGTGATCCCGAGTTACGGAATAAGCACCAAATTGAGACAACTCGGCGCTGGCACCATCGAAATGGTGGCAACGAGCGGCCGCGCCAGCATTGTGCTCGGGCGGGCGTTTGTCGGTTCATTCAACATTCGCCGCGGTGCGTCGCTGCTGACCAAGCAGCTGTATCAGGTCGGCGTGCTGAGTCTGGCCATCATTGTGGTGTCGGGTCTGTTCATCGGCATGGTGCTTGGTCTGCAGGGCTACACCATTCTGGTCAAGTACGGTGCCGATGCCAGTCTCGGCCCGATGGTGGCACTGAGT
This region of Permianibacter fluminis genomic DNA includes:
- the lptC gene encoding LPS export ABC transporter periplasmic protein LptC, which translates into the protein MSQSADRDKPTESPARASVEVVTRKVIALNWRGVIIGAGTLLVALVVLTVLNREQAGKNQPTAAMTEALQEARSDYYMEGIVSRHFDSAGQLSHVLTAPRIDHFQDQKRSQIQQPRIELVRADGKPWEVAAEFADAELGSDQLTLNKQVSLSRAGSDGVPALRMETDTLTVDMNARTADTAARINFVSPNGRVSATGLHANLATEQLQLLADVKGHYEKTTP
- the kdsC gene encoding 3-deoxy-manno-octulosonate-8-phosphatase KdsC, coding for MIDAPLLARARAIKLLICDVDGVLTDGSVILGNAGEELKAFNIKDGFGLRAIQKFGIEVALITGRQSRLVERRAAELDIKRVYQGNANKRGAFADLLNQLQLSPQQVAHIGDDLPDLPLFAQVGLAAAPADAHPVMKAHAHFVTGADGGTGAVREVCDLLLQAQGHWPALLAEYQA
- a CDS encoding KpsF/GutQ family sugar-phosphate isomerase, whose amino-acid sequence is MPNRTDFLALGRAVLEIEAEAVQRLRERLDDSFAEACSLLLACKGRTVVLGMGKSGHVGGKIAATLASTGTPAFFVHPGEASHGDLGMITGQDVVLALSNSGETDEILMLLPVIKRRGVPLVALTGRPGSTLAKAADVHLNVSVDKEACPLGLAPTASTTAALAMGDALAVALLEARGFTAEDFALSHPAGALGRRLLLHVEQMMHTGNDIPKVGPDATVSAALLEMSRKRLGMTTIVDADDKLLGIFTDGDLRRTLAKSLDFNATPIKAVMTPGGRSTKATVLAAEAMRLMEQHSINQLVVLDDHGRVVGALNMHDLLKAGVV
- a CDS encoding ATP-binding cassette domain-containing protein, translated to MTLTAENATDNLVEVRGLHFARGERVIYDGIDLNIQRGKVTAIMGPSGTGKTTLLRLIGGQLKPNAGSIRFDGTEVPSLGRRELFQLRRRMGMLFQSGALFTDMTVFENVAFPVREHLHLPETVLRALVLMKLEAVGLRGARDLMPSELSGGMARRVALARAIVMDPAMIMYDEPFTGQDPISMGVLLQLIRLLNDALGLTSVIVSHDVDEVCSIADYAYIISNGHIVSHGTPQELGRSNNPRVSQFMQGLPDGPVPFHFPARAYGDDLLEVAA